One Candidatus Poribacteria bacterium genomic window, GGAGGGCTTCCTCACGCCCGTCATGAGAGCACTTCGACGAAGGGCAATGGGACACCTGCAGGAGGGAAGGTTTTCCAAGGCTATGGCCCTTTTGAAGCTCCTTTCGGGGCAGATAGGCGTCAAGGTTGAGCGTTCTTCGTGGGAGCCCGGAAAGGGACTCGACTTGGTCATTCTACTCAAGGGCCTCAATGGAGAGCCGGTCGAGAGGGCGGATGTACGGGCGGAGCTGGTGCCGCTTTACGGTCTCAAGCCACAATTCAGCTCGCTGGGAGATGGGAGATATGCCCTTTTTCTTCCGGCCGGAAAGGTTCCTAAAGCTTACGATTACGAGACTCGCCGCTATGTTCCTTATAGCGGGCCGGTGGAGGCGCTTATCGAAGCGAAAGCCAGAGGGATGCGAGGTTCCCTCAGAGTTTGCCTATCCCCTTAGGCGGAGCCGAATTCAGTTATTGACAACCGCTCCGGTAGCTAGTATACTAATATCAAGATCCCAAGGAACAGCTGTGGATGTTTGGGAAAATCTTCGCTCAAGGGGTGAAGGTATGGGCAAAGTAAGATACCTAATAATGCTCGCTTTGATCGCCGCCCTGGCAGTGATGATGGGCTGTGCCGGCTGTAAAAAGCCGCCTACCGTCGAGAGCGTCTCCCCGAACAAAGGACCCGAGACCGGAGGCACGACGATAAAGATAACGGGAACGAACTTCAAGGAGGGAGCGACCGTCACCATAGGTGGCAACCCTGCCAGGAACGTTACCGTGGCCTCCAAGACCGAGATAACCGCCATCACACCTCCGGGCAAGGTCGGCGCGGCCGATGTCGTAGTGACAAACCCGAATCAGCTCTCCGGAACTCTGTCAGGGGGTTTCACCTACACCGATGCCACTCCGCCGAAGGTTAGCTCGACCGATCCGGCAGATGGAGCTCTCATCGATCCCAAGGATGCCGTGGATACCGGCGTTACCAAGATAACGGTTACCTATAACGAGCCGATCGCCTCCGAGGGAACGATTAAGGTTCACATGGTCTCCCTGGAGGATGCCCTCGCCAAGCACGAGGGTGATATCGAGGGAACGGTCTCCTACGAGGGTAACTCCATCATCTTCAACGCAGCTAAGCCGCTCATCTCGGCCAGGAAATATACCGTCTCCGTCAGCGGCGTTAAAGATAAGGCCGGCAACGTAGCCTCGGATTACACCTTCAGTTTCTCGATCAAGACCCCAAAACGGG contains:
- a CDS encoding Ig-like domain-containing protein produces the protein MGKVRYLIMLALIAALAVMMGCAGCKKPPTVESVSPNKGPETGGTTIKITGTNFKEGATVTIGGNPARNVTVASKTEITAITPPGKVGAADVVVTNPNQLSGTLSGGFTYTDATPPKVSSTDPADGALIDPKDAVDTGVTKITVTYNEPIASEGTIKVHMVSLEDALAKHEGDIEGTVSYEGNSIIFNAAKPLISARKYTVSVSGVKDKAGNVASDYTFSFSIKTPKRVHWYIVRKGDTLPKIAARPDTYDNAKRWPWIVEGNQDDYDFDRDKIYVGQRLFIPWWEGK